One segment of Tamlana crocina DNA contains the following:
- a CDS encoding adenosylcobalamin-dependent ribonucleoside-diphosphate reductase — translation MKAELANTSLKTYTQDEAFNASLEYFKNDDLAARVWLNKYALKDSDGNLYELTPNDMHRRIAKEIARVEAKYANPFTEDEIFDLIKDFKYIVPQGSPMAGIGNPYQIASLSNCFVIGNSGESDSYGGIMKIDQEQVQLMKRRGGVGHDLSHIRPKGSAVKNSALTSTGIVPFMERYSNSTREVAQDGRRGALMLSVSINHPDSEDFINAKLEQGKVTGANVSVRIDNHFMKAVKNNGDYIQKYPIFSDNPKVSKTIEATSLWKKIVHNAWKSAEPGILFWDTIINESVPDCYADLGYKTVSTNPCGEIPLCPYDSCRLLAINLFSYVENPFTEQAEFNFELFKKHVAAAQRIMDDIIDLELEKIDKILEKIDADPEMDEVKSIERNLWVNIQKKAKEGRRTGVGITGEGDMLAALGIRYGSKKGNAFSLEVHKTLAIAAYRASVHLAKERGAFGVFDAEREKNNPFINRLKEADNQLYYEMLEYGRRNIALLTIAPTGTTSLMTQTTSGIEPVFMPVYKRRRKVNPNDKDVRVDFVDEVGDSWEEYVVFHHRFKQWMEVNNIDTSKNYAQEELDSLIKKSPYYKATSNDVDWLSKVSMQGAIQKWVDHSISVTINLPSDVSEELVGELYLKAWEVGCKGVTVYRDGSRSGVLISNEEKKEEPAEETLTTFPTKRPQILEADVVRFQNNKEKWIAFIGLIDGKPYEIFTGLADDEDGILIPRWANNGLIIKNRNEDGTKRYDFQYKNKRGYKTTIEGLSHKFNPEYWNYAKLISSTLRHGMPIDKIVDLINSLQLDSESINTWKNGVGRALKRYVEDGTQAKGQHCDNCKSENLIYQEGCLTCKDCGSSKCG, via the coding sequence ATGAAAGCAGAACTTGCCAACACTTCACTTAAAACCTACACCCAAGATGAAGCCTTCAATGCTTCGCTGGAATATTTTAAAAATGATGATTTAGCGGCGCGTGTTTGGTTAAATAAATATGCGTTGAAAGATTCCGATGGAAATCTTTACGAGCTTACCCCCAACGATATGCACCGGCGTATAGCCAAAGAAATCGCGAGGGTGGAGGCCAAATACGCCAATCCGTTTACCGAAGACGAGATTTTCGATTTAATAAAGGATTTTAAATACATCGTGCCACAGGGCAGTCCCATGGCTGGTATTGGCAACCCGTACCAAATTGCATCGCTTTCAAACTGTTTTGTTATCGGTAATTCAGGTGAATCCGATTCCTATGGTGGCATCATGAAAATTGACCAAGAGCAAGTGCAGCTAATGAAACGCCGAGGCGGTGTGGGCCACGATTTGTCGCACATTCGCCCCAAAGGGTCGGCGGTAAAAAATTCGGCATTAACGTCAACAGGCATTGTGCCGTTTATGGAGCGCTATTCCAATTCCACTCGCGAAGTGGCTCAAGACGGTCGCCGTGGTGCATTGATGCTGTCGGTATCCATTAACCACCCCGATTCTGAAGATTTCATCAACGCCAAATTGGAACAGGGTAAAGTAACGGGAGCCAATGTTTCCGTTCGCATTGACAACCATTTTATGAAAGCCGTTAAAAATAACGGAGATTACATTCAAAAATATCCTATTTTTAGTGACAACCCGAAGGTGTCGAAAACCATCGAAGCCACTTCACTTTGGAAAAAAATAGTGCATAACGCTTGGAAATCGGCCGAGCCCGGAATTTTGTTTTGGGACACTATTATCAATGAATCGGTGCCCGATTGTTATGCCGATTTGGGGTATAAAACGGTATCGACAAATCCGTGTGGCGAGATTCCGTTATGTCCTTACGATTCTTGCCGATTGTTGGCGATAAACTTGTTTTCGTATGTAGAAAACCCATTTACCGAACAGGCCGAATTTAATTTCGAATTGTTTAAAAAACACGTGGCTGCCGCGCAACGCATCATGGACGACATCATCGATTTGGAATTGGAAAAAATCGATAAAATATTAGAGAAAATTGATGCCGACCCAGAAATGGATGAGGTGAAGTCGATTGAGCGTAATCTTTGGGTAAATATTCAAAAGAAAGCAAAAGAAGGCCGCAGAACAGGCGTTGGCATCACCGGAGAAGGGGATATGTTGGCTGCGCTTGGTATTCGGTACGGTAGTAAAAAAGGAAATGCTTTTTCGTTAGAAGTACATAAAACATTGGCCATTGCAGCGTACCGTGCTTCGGTGCATTTGGCTAAAGAGCGCGGAGCTTTTGGTGTTTTTGATGCCGAACGCGAAAAAAACAATCCGTTTATCAACCGATTAAAGGAAGCTGATAACCAACTGTATTATGAAATGCTGGAATACGGTCGCCGTAATATTGCATTATTGACCATTGCGCCTACCGGAACCACCAGTTTAATGACCCAAACCACATCGGGCATTGAACCTGTTTTTATGCCAGTGTATAAAAGACGTCGAAAAGTAAATCCCAACGATAAAGATGTGCGTGTGGATTTTGTTGATGAGGTTGGCGATTCTTGGGAAGAATATGTGGTGTTCCATCATCGATTTAAGCAATGGATGGAAGTGAACAACATTGATACTTCGAAAAACTATGCGCAGGAAGAACTTGACTCGCTGATTAAAAAATCACCTTATTATAAAGCGACTTCCAACGATGTAGATTGGTTGAGCAAAGTGAGCATGCAGGGCGCCATTCAAAAATGGGTGGACCATTCCATTAGTGTGACCATCAATTTACCAAGTGATGTTTCCGAAGAATTGGTGGGAGAATTGTATTTAAAGGCTTGGGAAGTAGGTTGTAAAGGTGTAACGGTGTACCGCGATGGGTCGCGCTCGGGGGTGTTGATTTCTAACGAAGAAAAAAAGGAAGAGCCTGCAGAAGAAACTTTAACCACTTTTCCGACTAAGCGTCCACAAATTTTGGAAGCCGACGTAGTGCGTTTTCAGAATAATAAGGAAAAATGGATTGCTTTTATCGGTTTGATTGACGGTAAACCTTATGAAATTTTTACCGGTTTGGCCGATGATGAGGATGGTATTTTAATTCCACGTTGGGCCAATAACGGATTGATTATCAAAAACAGAAATGAAGACGGCACGAAGCGTTACGATTTTCAATATAAAAATAAAAGAGGCTACAAAACCACTATTGAAGGGCTGTCGCATAAATTCAACCCCGAATATTGGAACTATGCCAAACTGATTTCGAGTACGCTCCGCCATGGCATGCCTATCGATAAAATTGTTGATTTAATTAACAGTTTGCAGCTCGACAGCGAGTCCATAAACACCTGGAAAAACGGTGTGGGCAGGGCTTTAAAACGTTATGTGGAAGATGGTACCCAAGCCAAAGGGCAGCACTGCGACAACTGTAAATCTGAAAACTTAATTTATCAAGAAGGCTGTTTAACCTGTAAGGATTGCGGGTCTTCAAAATGTGGGTAA
- the prfA gene encoding peptide chain release factor 1 translates to MLEKLQIIKQRFDEVSDLIIQPDIISDQKRYIELNREYKDLRLLMDKREQYVELTNNLAEAEEIISDGSDAEMVEMAKMQYDEAKEGIPKLEEEIKVLLIPKDPEDAKNAVVELRAGTGGDEASIFAGDLFRMYTKYCESKGWRVDTVDFSEGTNGGFKEIQFEVSGEDVYGTLKFEAGVHRVQRVPQTETQGRVHTSAATVMVFPEAEEFDVEINPKDVRIDYFCSSGPGGQSVNTTYSAVRLTHIPTGLVAQCQDQKSQHKNKEKAFKVLRSRLYDLELAKKQEQDAAKRGSMVSSGDRSAKIRTYNYPQGRVTDHRIGLTLYDLSNIVNGDIQKIIDELQLAENTEKLKANDDTI, encoded by the coding sequence ATGTTAGAGAAATTACAAATAATAAAACAGCGTTTTGATGAGGTTAGCGATTTGATTATCCAGCCGGATATCATTTCAGACCAAAAGCGTTATATCGAGTTGAATAGGGAGTACAAAGACCTTCGGTTGTTGATGGATAAGCGCGAACAATACGTTGAACTGACCAATAATTTGGCCGAGGCTGAAGAAATTATTTCGGACGGCAGTGATGCCGAAATGGTGGAAATGGCCAAAATGCAGTATGATGAAGCTAAAGAGGGTATTCCAAAACTGGAAGAAGAAATAAAAGTGCTTTTAATACCCAAAGATCCTGAAGATGCTAAAAATGCCGTAGTGGAACTACGTGCCGGGACCGGTGGAGACGAGGCCAGTATTTTTGCGGGCGATTTGTTTAGAATGTACACAAAATACTGCGAAAGTAAAGGTTGGCGCGTAGATACGGTCGATTTTAGCGAGGGTACCAACGGTGGATTTAAGGAAATTCAGTTTGAAGTATCGGGTGAAGACGTTTATGGCACATTAAAATTCGAAGCTGGTGTGCACCGTGTACAACGTGTACCACAAACCGAAACCCAAGGGCGTGTGCATACTAGTGCCGCAACGGTAATGGTGTTTCCGGAAGCCGAAGAGTTTGATGTGGAGATCAACCCCAAAGATGTTCGTATCGATTATTTCTGTTCTTCGGGGCCAGGCGGGCAGTCGGTAAACACTACGTATTCGGCGGTGCGTTTAACGCACATTCCAACAGGATTGGTGGCACAGTGTCAAGATCAAAAATCGCAACATAAAAATAAAGAAAAAGCCTTTAAGGTACTGCGTTCGCGTTTGTATGATTTAGAGCTGGCCAAAAAACAAGAGCAAGATGCCGCCAAACGTGGTAGCATGGTAAGCAGTGGCGATAGAAGTGCTAAAATTAGAACCTATAACTACCCGCAAGGCCGTGTAACCGACCACAGAATAGGGCTGACGCTTTACGATTTATCGAATATTGTAAATGGCGATATCCAAAAAATAATAGACGAATTGCAATTGGCCGAAAACACCGAAAAGTTAAAAGCTAACGACGATACTATTTAA
- the pyrF gene encoding orotidine-5'-phosphate decarboxylase: MTTTELINQIRKKKSFLCIGLDVDLNKIPQHLLKEEDPIFAFNKAIIDATHHLCVAYKPNTAFYEAYGLKGWKALEKTIKYLNEKYPEIFTIADAKRGDIGNTSTMYAQAFFEDLAFDSVTVAPYMGKDSVEPFLAFKDKHTILLALTSNAGAFDFQTKTVEGKELYKQVLETSKTWKNAENLMYVVGATKAEYLAEIRNIIPDSFLLVPGVGAQGGNLQDVCKYGMNENVGLLINSSRGIIYASSGEDFAAAAASKAEALQKEMAVELG, encoded by the coding sequence ATGACCACAACCGAACTCATCAACCAAATCCGTAAAAAAAAATCCTTTCTCTGCATTGGGCTGGATGTCGATTTAAATAAAATTCCGCAGCACCTTTTAAAAGAGGAAGATCCTATTTTTGCATTCAATAAAGCCATTATTGATGCGACGCACCATTTGTGTGTAGCTTACAAGCCCAACACGGCATTTTATGAAGCTTACGGATTAAAAGGTTGGAAAGCGCTCGAAAAAACCATAAAATATCTCAACGAAAAATATCCTGAAATTTTTACGATTGCAGATGCCAAACGCGGAGATATTGGCAATACAAGCACCATGTACGCGCAAGCCTTTTTTGAAGATTTAGCATTCGATTCGGTTACCGTAGCGCCTTATATGGGTAAGGATTCGGTGGAGCCGTTTTTAGCTTTTAAAGACAAACATACCATCCTTTTGGCACTGACTTCCAATGCCGGGGCGTTCGATTTTCAAACAAAAACCGTTGAGGGAAAAGAATTGTACAAACAAGTTTTGGAAACCTCTAAAACTTGGAAAAATGCCGAAAACTTAATGTACGTGGTCGGGGCAACCAAAGCGGAATATTTAGCCGAGATCAGAAATATTATTCCAGATAGCTTTTTGTTAGTTCCAGGGGTGGGCGCGCAAGGCGGAAATTTACAGGACGTTTGTAAGTATGGCATGAACGAAAATGTTGGGCTCTTGATTAATTCTTCACGAGGTATCATTTACGCTTCCAGCGGCGAAGATTTTGCTGCAGCCGCGGCAAGCAAAGCGGAAGCACTGCAAAAGGAAATGGCCGTTGAGTTAGGCTAA
- a CDS encoding helical backbone metal receptor: MVTVNDQIGRVLRFEKLPKRIVSLVPSQTELLCDLGLEHQVVGVTKFCVHPGHIKGQSTIVGGTKQIHLDKIRELQPDIILCNKEENTKAIVEACENICPVHVSDIFTVDDSIELIKQYGALFDRQTKAEEITLAIRKKLDGFNRFIETYPFKKVAYFIWKNPWMVAGNNTFINHLLKLNKFGNVYGHLARYPEITLTDSAPNTEVDLVLLSSEPFPFSERHINEVQKYFPNANVHLVDGEMFSWYGSRLTEAFGYFERLHRNL; the protein is encoded by the coding sequence TTGGTAACAGTTAACGATCAAATTGGGCGAGTATTACGTTTTGAAAAGCTTCCCAAGCGAATCGTTTCGTTAGTGCCCAGCCAAACGGAGTTGTTGTGCGATTTAGGTTTGGAGCATCAAGTGGTTGGGGTCACTAAATTTTGTGTTCATCCTGGTCATATAAAAGGTCAATCGACCATCGTTGGTGGTACGAAGCAAATTCATTTAGATAAAATCCGTGAATTACAGCCTGATATAATCCTTTGTAATAAAGAGGAAAATACCAAAGCCATTGTCGAGGCTTGCGAAAACATTTGTCCTGTTCATGTTTCCGATATTTTTACCGTTGATGACAGTATCGAATTGATAAAACAATACGGAGCATTGTTTGATAGGCAGACGAAAGCGGAAGAAATTACTCTGGCTATTCGGAAAAAATTAGATGGGTTCAACCGTTTCATTGAAACCTATCCCTTTAAAAAAGTAGCTTACTTTATTTGGAAAAACCCGTGGATGGTTGCCGGGAATAATACTTTTATAAACCACTTATTGAAACTCAATAAATTTGGAAATGTGTACGGTCACTTAGCCCGGTACCCGGAAATTACATTGACAGACTCTGCTCCAAATACCGAAGTAGACTTGGTTTTGTTATCCTCAGAGCCCTTTCCGTTTTCCGAAAGGCATATAAACGAGGTGCAAAAGTATTTCCCCAATGCTAACGTACATTTGGTAGATGGCGAAATGTTTTCGTGGTATGGCTCTAGATTAACAGAGGCTTTTGGTTATTTTGAAAGGCTGCATAGAAATCTTTAG
- a CDS encoding response regulator: protein MSKIAIIDDNLLFRKITNKLLQNVGYHVNDILMFENGKQAYNYISENINNLEMLPETILLDLNMPIVDGWHFLQLLQNLNKNHNYHPAVFIITSSVDAKDRKKAKSIEDIKGYLVKPIRANDIQKALRSTNKTPPSC from the coding sequence ATGAGTAAAATAGCCATTATTGACGATAATTTATTGTTTAGGAAAATAACCAACAAACTGCTTCAAAATGTGGGTTACCATGTCAATGATATTTTAATGTTCGAAAATGGTAAACAGGCTTATAATTACATTTCTGAAAATATAAACAACTTAGAAATGCTGCCTGAAACCATTTTACTAGATTTAAACATGCCCATTGTTGATGGTTGGCATTTTTTACAACTTCTACAAAACCTAAATAAAAACCACAATTACCATCCTGCAGTATTTATAATTACTTCTTCGGTTGATGCCAAAGACCGAAAGAAAGCCAAATCGATTGAAGACATAAAGGGATATTTAGTTAAGCCCATTCGCGCTAACGATATTCAAAAAGCCCTGCGTTCAACAAATAAAACACCACCTTCCTGCTGA
- a CDS encoding HAMP domain-containing sensor histidine kinase encodes MLKTLKKYIEPNTFLSYKFTALITALTSAINVYSWFTHQTENFFTGHSINPDATMKVVTSISFIILAALYLINKEGSFKILFVSGLSLQAIQLGYTFFEISEVEILSPSSLITIVMFILIYTSLYLVKFKDRNNIFLCLNSITYIISSFAIFYYLFNKGDIFKNILGFRTLSWNTSILFFINSISIFELLLVKKISRLQLKHLPFNQSHPFYYFPLFFLGPIIVTTTVSVLTFLNFINITAGEYFIFLFLNFSIFISMFLYSFKFIDYYKDISQKSKKIEETNKRLRLLVEELNEKNLYLEDFASITSHNLREPIIALKELYSYYKDSARNNDVNIPELESMYVTNVENLNYGLNALINYHKFIGDIDNQFPNKITLSKSLENIYQELEYLKPDNTIFHSKIEADIELPKSYINNIFNNLITNSFKFKKTTDELKINISTYRARNNFYILYKDNGIGFDASLHKDEIFKKGKRFHKASKSSSGYGLYYLKLYVSRLNGQVDLFSKVNKGTIVRIKLQHE; translated from the coding sequence ATGTTGAAAACACTTAAGAAATATATAGAGCCCAACACGTTTCTGTCTTATAAGTTTACAGCACTTATTACGGCATTAACTTCTGCAATCAACGTGTACTCTTGGTTCACCCATCAAACCGAGAACTTTTTTACCGGGCACAGCATAAACCCTGACGCTACCATGAAAGTGGTTACCAGTATAAGCTTCATTATATTGGCTGCGCTATACCTCATTAACAAAGAAGGCTCCTTTAAAATATTATTTGTATCCGGACTATCTTTACAAGCCATTCAACTGGGCTACACCTTTTTTGAAATTTCTGAAGTTGAAATTTTGTCTCCATCGTCTCTCATAACTATTGTTATGTTTATTTTGATATATACTTCACTTTATTTAGTGAAGTTTAAAGATAGAAATAATATTTTTTTATGCTTAAACTCCATAACCTACATCATTTCTTCCTTCGCCATTTTTTACTATTTATTCAACAAAGGCGATATATTTAAAAACATTTTAGGCTTTAGGACTTTAAGCTGGAACACCTCAATCTTATTCTTTATAAACTCAATTTCTATTTTTGAATTACTGCTGGTTAAAAAAATAAGCCGTTTACAACTTAAACACCTTCCATTTAACCAATCACACCCATTTTATTACTTTCCGTTATTCTTCTTGGGACCGATAATAGTGACCACAACCGTATCTGTCCTGACATTTTTAAATTTCATAAACATCACTGCTGGCGAATACTTTATATTCCTATTCTTAAACTTTTCGATATTCATTAGCATGTTTCTTTATTCGTTTAAGTTTATTGATTACTACAAAGACATTTCCCAAAAATCAAAAAAGATTGAAGAAACCAATAAAAGGCTGAGATTGCTTGTTGAAGAATTGAATGAAAAAAACCTGTATTTGGAAGATTTTGCCTCGATTACCTCACACAATTTAAGAGAGCCCATAATTGCCCTGAAAGAACTTTATTCTTATTATAAAGATTCGGCGAGAAACAACGACGTAAATATCCCTGAATTGGAGAGTATGTATGTAACCAATGTTGAAAATCTCAATTATGGATTAAACGCATTGATTAATTACCACAAATTTATTGGGGATATTGACAACCAATTCCCGAACAAAATAACACTTTCTAAAAGTCTAGAGAATATCTACCAAGAGCTGGAATATTTAAAACCAGATAACACGATTTTCCATTCAAAAATTGAAGCCGACATAGAATTGCCCAAAAGCTATATCAACAATATTTTCAACAACCTTATTACCAATTCATTCAAATTCAAAAAAACGACCGATGAGCTAAAAATAAATATTTCGACCTATAGAGCTCGAAACAATTTTTATATTCTATATAAAGACAATGGCATTGGGTTTGACGCCTCTTTACATAAAGACGAAATTTTTAAAAAAGGAAAACGCTTCCATAAAGCCAGCAAATCGTCCAGCGGATATGGGCTTTATTATTTAAAATTGTACGTTTCGAGGCTTAACGGACAAGTAGATTTATTCAGCAAAGTGAACAAAGGAACCATAGTTAGAATTAAACTGCAACATGAGTAA
- a CDS encoding Lacal_2735 family protein, whose protein sequence is MDYTDPIKTRQDKLNQQYKNLVEQAYNFRQTDSALSDISEYKAIKLLNKLNKLKYLYRDPQKVTI, encoded by the coding sequence ATGGATTATACAGACCCAATAAAAACCCGCCAAGACAAATTAAACCAACAGTACAAGAATTTAGTTGAGCAAGCCTATAATTTTAGGCAAACCGATTCGGCGCTTAGCGACATTTCTGAGTACAAGGCCATTAAGCTTCTTAATAAATTAAATAAGCTGAAATACCTCTATCGAGATCCTCAAAAAGTTACAATTTAA
- a CDS encoding DUF4197 domain-containing protein: MIRKLFAVIIVFNLTACAELQQVVSQLPQGETIGNDQIASGLRQALDFGIDKQVTKLMQTDGFYKNELVKILLPEELQKVDKALRDIGLSNLADEGLKVLNRAAEDAVKEAAPIFVDAVKGITFADAKNILLGSDNAATQYLTNKTQTALYDKFNPVIKNSFSKVGADEIWNNLITRYNSIPFTNNVNPDLTDYVTGEALEGVYTMIAIEEKEIRTKVSSRTTDLLRKVFALQD, encoded by the coding sequence ATGATCCGAAAACTATTTGCTGTTATTATTGTTTTTAATCTTACGGCCTGTGCCGAACTTCAACAAGTGGTAAGCCAATTGCCTCAAGGGGAAACCATTGGGAACGACCAAATTGCTTCCGGACTGCGACAAGCGTTGGATTTTGGTATAGACAAACAAGTGACCAAACTGATGCAAACCGATGGATTTTATAAAAACGAATTAGTTAAAATACTACTGCCCGAAGAACTACAAAAAGTAGATAAAGCACTGCGAGATATCGGGCTAAGCAACTTGGCCGACGAGGGTTTAAAAGTACTGAACCGAGCTGCCGAAGACGCCGTTAAGGAAGCCGCTCCTATTTTTGTTGACGCCGTAAAAGGCATCACCTTTGCCGATGCCAAAAATATTCTTTTAGGAAGCGATAATGCCGCCACACAATATTTGACCAATAAAACACAAACGGCGCTTTACGACAAATTTAACCCAGTGATAAAAAACTCATTCAGTAAGGTTGGAGCCGATGAAATCTGGAACAATCTCATAACTCGTTATAATAGCATTCCGTTTACAAACAACGTTAACCCAGATTTAACCGATTACGTAACTGGCGAAGCGCTTGAAGGCGTTTATACCATGATTGCCATTGAAGAAAAAGAAATCAGAACCAAAGTATCTTCCAGAACCACCGATTTATTACGAAAGGTTTTCGCTTTGCAGGACTAA